A genomic region of Polynucleobacter necessarius contains the following coding sequences:
- a CDS encoding GNAT family N-acetyltransferase: MLLCALEETACVGGNTGWQVAHLTLKDGAQLIGAMPLYLKQHSYGEFVFDWSWAQAYEQQGMEYFPKALCAIPFTPVQGPRILGDKDVDLATVQKNLITGLKTLVTQNNLSSAHILFPTASEAKGFQEQGFMLRDSVQFHWHNQGFEHFEQFLAALTMKRRKNIRREREQVARELINFRHVPGESSSDADWEFFYRCYENTYVEHQSSPYLSEAFFKLWAQRMPENLHLIIAERSGNPIAASLLVVDHINSKAYGRYWGALEHVPCLHREHQGIGAYVDELAEHSPPEIV, translated from the coding sequence ATTCTCCTTTGTGCATTAGAGGAAACTGCTTGCGTAGGCGGTAATACTGGATGGCAAGTTGCCCACCTCACCCTCAAGGATGGCGCACAATTGATTGGGGCTATGCCTCTATATCTCAAGCAACATTCTTACGGCGAGTTTGTATTTGATTGGTCTTGGGCACAGGCATATGAGCAGCAAGGCATGGAGTATTTTCCAAAAGCACTTTGCGCCATTCCATTTACACCAGTCCAGGGCCCAAGAATCCTTGGCGATAAAGATGTCGATCTTGCGACTGTTCAGAAGAACTTAATTACGGGCTTAAAGACTTTAGTTACCCAAAACAATCTTTCCTCGGCACACATCTTGTTTCCAACGGCCTCGGAGGCAAAGGGCTTTCAGGAGCAAGGCTTCATGCTGCGGGACTCAGTGCAGTTTCATTGGCATAACCAGGGCTTTGAGCATTTCGAACAATTTTTAGCGGCGCTGACAATGAAGCGTCGAAAAAACATTCGACGTGAGCGCGAGCAAGTGGCCCGAGAACTGATCAACTTTAGACATGTCCCAGGAGAGTCTTCAAGTGATGCCGATTGGGAGTTCTTTTATCGCTGTTATGAAAACACTTATGTAGAGCATCAATCCAGCCCCTACCTTAGTGAAGCGTTCTTTAAGTTATGGGCGCAGCGCATGCCTGAAAACTTGCACCTCATCATCGCAGAGCGTAGTGGAAATCCAATTGCAGCCTCATTGCTTGTTGTTGACCACATAAACTCCAAAGCCTATGGAAGATATTGGGGTGCATTAGAGCATGTGCCCTGCTTGCATCGCGAACACCAGGGTATAGGAGCTTATGTGGATGAGCTTGCCGAGCACAGTCCCCCTGAAATCGTCTAA
- a CDS encoding YeeE/YedE family protein, whose amino-acid sequence MKKHFGLFSQYAIGVLFGWGLIISGMSNPQKVLGFLDLAGSWDPSLMFVMLGAVLVGLGGFYIVSKRTEAFFGGALHIPTRRDITKPLIIGSLIFGAGWGIAGFCPGPALVAMGAGHVKALVFVIAMLAGMEICERFFAAHRNKPTQA is encoded by the coding sequence ATGAAAAAGCACTTTGGTCTTTTTAGTCAGTACGCGATTGGCGTGCTTTTTGGTTGGGGCTTAATCATCTCCGGCATGAGCAATCCTCAGAAGGTATTGGGATTTTTGGACTTAGCTGGAAGCTGGGATCCATCCTTAATGTTTGTGATGTTGGGCGCTGTGTTGGTTGGTCTTGGTGGTTTTTACATTGTCAGCAAAAGAACAGAAGCTTTTTTTGGTGGCGCTTTACATATTCCAACCCGTAGAGACATCACTAAGCCGTTAATTATTGGCAGCCTCATCTTTGGAGCGGGCTGGGGTATTGCGGGATTTTGTCCTGGTCCGGCGTTGGTTGCCATGGGTGCGGGGCATGTCAAGGCCTTGGTGTTTGTTATCGCCATGCTTGCAGGTATGGAGATCTGTGAGCGCTTCTTTGCCGCCCACAGAAACAAGCCAACCCAGGCCTAA
- the mnmH gene encoding tRNA 2-selenouridine(34) synthase MnmH, translating to MQPSNPHILKLGQFLSELDSFDAIIDVRSPAEFSLDHIPGAVNYPVLSNDERVTMGTLYKQESPFAAKKLGAALVSRNIASHLENHLLEMPREWRPLIYCWRGGERSGAFTHILNRIGLKAKQLEGGYQGFRRTVIDGLEFAASQFSFQVICGMTGSGKTRVLQEIGSLGAQILDLEGLAVHRGSVLGNEPNEDQPSQKGFETALWNALRSLAPARPVYVESESKKVGGLHVPDALMEKIRNGACIELRSSPETRVSWLIRDYHHFLTDTDNFKRKLALLTAHYGKVQIAKWNEAIDAGNFPELVEGLLVKHYDPSYQSSIVRNFPQYKIENFVQLENDSDEAFTKAAKAIVTKLGS from the coding sequence GTGCAACCCAGTAATCCCCACATCCTAAAGTTAGGCCAATTTCTATCAGAGCTAGATAGCTTTGATGCCATTATTGACGTCAGGTCGCCTGCAGAATTTTCTCTTGATCATATTCCAGGGGCGGTTAACTACCCAGTGCTGAGTAATGATGAGCGTGTAACCATGGGTACTCTATATAAGCAAGAGTCTCCATTTGCTGCCAAGAAACTCGGTGCGGCATTAGTCTCACGAAATATTGCTAGCCACCTTGAAAATCATTTATTGGAAATGCCGCGTGAATGGCGTCCACTGATTTATTGCTGGCGTGGTGGTGAGCGTAGTGGTGCGTTTACTCACATCCTCAATCGCATTGGTTTGAAAGCGAAGCAACTTGAGGGCGGTTATCAAGGCTTTCGTCGTACGGTAATAGACGGCCTGGAGTTTGCCGCTAGTCAATTTTCATTTCAGGTGATTTGCGGGATGACGGGAAGTGGCAAGACCAGAGTGTTGCAAGAGATTGGTTCCTTAGGCGCTCAAATTCTCGATTTAGAGGGTTTAGCTGTGCATCGCGGTTCGGTCCTTGGCAATGAGCCCAATGAAGACCAGCCATCCCAAAAAGGATTTGAGACAGCCCTATGGAATGCATTGCGTTCATTAGCTCCTGCTAGGCCTGTATATGTCGAATCTGAAAGCAAAAAGGTTGGTGGTTTACACGTACCTGATGCCTTGATGGAAAAGATCCGCAATGGCGCATGCATAGAGCTTCGATCTAGCCCAGAAACTCGCGTTTCTTGGTTGATTCGTGATTACCATCACTTCTTAACCGATACCGATAACTTCAAGCGTAAGTTGGCCTTACTAACCGCCCATTATGGAAAAGTACAGATCGCCAAATGGAATGAAGCCATTGATGCCGGTAATTTTCCGGAGCTGGTTGAGGGGTTACTCGTAAAACATTATGACCCCTCGTATCAATCATCGATTGTGCGAAATTTTCCGCAATACAAGATTGAGAATTTTGTACAACTAGAAAATGATAGTGATGAGGCTTTTACTAAAGCAGCAAAAGCCATCGTCACAAAACTAGGTTCTTAG
- a CDS encoding TIGR01244 family sulfur transferase → MSLPISCHNAQFGTLGQIDPSHLAEIAAQGYKSVINNRPDGEGGPDQPTNASIQAEAEKLGLNYVYLPVVPGAFTPAQVQETARLLKTLPGPVLAFCRSGARSTNLYQLALQLG, encoded by the coding sequence ATGAGTCTTCCTATTTCTTGTCATAACGCACAGTTCGGCACCCTTGGTCAGATTGACCCAAGCCATTTGGCTGAGATTGCCGCACAAGGCTATAAGAGCGTGATTAATAACCGTCCTGATGGTGAGGGCGGCCCTGATCAGCCAACCAATGCGTCGATTCAGGCTGAAGCAGAAAAGCTAGGTTTGAACTACGTTTACTTGCCAGTGGTTCCAGGAGCTTTTACACCTGCCCAAGTTCAAGAAACGGCTCGCCTTTTAAAAACTCTGCCTGGTCCTGTATTGGCTTTTTGCCGTTCAGGTGCACGCTCTACAAACTTGTATCAACTTGCCTTGCAGCTTGGTTAA
- a CDS encoding DUF1289 domain-containing protein, protein MNSEDTKPNLQDGSHSLSTGDNESDSPCIGVCTTLYDEICQGCGRTLNEVSNWVFFSDEEKTSVWNRIRAEGTATRFQRQAKENKPD, encoded by the coding sequence ATGAATTCCGAAGACACCAAACCGAACCTGCAGGATGGCTCGCACTCCCTATCAACCGGGGATAATGAATCGGATTCCCCCTGCATCGGCGTATGCACCACGCTTTACGATGAGATTTGTCAGGGCTGTGGGCGCACACTCAATGAAGTCAGCAATTGGGTGTTCTTTTCCGACGAAGAAAAAACATCTGTATGGAACCGCATTCGCGCCGAAGGAACAGCAACACGCTTTCAGCGGCAAGCCAAAGAAAATAAGCCCGATTAA
- a CDS encoding ABC-F family ATPase — translation MLSASNITMQFGAKPLFENISVKFGGGNRYGLIGANGCGKSTFMKILGGELEPTSGNVSLDPGIRLGKLRQDQFAYEDVRVLDVVMMGHEEMWKAAAERDAIYANPDATDEDYMKAAELEGKYAEYGGYTAEAKAGELLLGIGIPIEQHEGLMSNVAPGWKLRVLLAQALFSDPDVLLLDEPTNNLDIHSIHWLEDILNQIKSTIVIISHDRHFLNEVCTHMADMDYGTLKVYPGNYDSYMLASVQARTQQLSNNVKAKEKIAELAAFVARFSANASKARQATSRQRQLEKIEIVEVKPSSRQNPFIRFDTEKKLHNMAVECNALTKAYDRTIFKNFKLGVRAGEKIAIIGQNGAGKTTLLKTILSKRFDGIAADSGDVKWAENANVGVMPQDNTEMFAKDELLMDWMNNWRNTGDDDQVIRGTLGRLLFSGDDIGKSVKVLSGGEKGRMIWGKLMLQKYNVLAMDEPTNHMDMESIESLQIALEKFDGTLIFVSHDREFVSALANRILEVKMDGTVTDYSGTYEEYLRSQALEG, via the coding sequence GTGCTGTCAGCATCTAATATCACTATGCAGTTTGGGGCAAAACCTCTGTTTGAAAACATTTCCGTGAAGTTTGGCGGCGGCAACCGTTACGGCCTCATCGGCGCAAACGGTTGCGGTAAATCTACCTTCATGAAAATATTGGGTGGCGAGCTCGAGCCAACCAGCGGTAACGTGAGCTTGGATCCTGGAATTCGTTTGGGTAAATTGCGTCAAGATCAATTCGCCTACGAAGATGTACGCGTACTCGACGTAGTGATGATGGGTCATGAAGAAATGTGGAAAGCTGCTGCAGAGCGCGATGCTATCTACGCGAACCCGGATGCTACTGATGAAGACTACATGAAGGCTGCTGAGCTCGAAGGTAAGTATGCCGAATACGGTGGCTATACCGCAGAAGCTAAAGCAGGCGAACTATTGCTGGGCATTGGTATTCCAATCGAGCAACATGAAGGCTTGATGAGCAACGTTGCTCCAGGCTGGAAGTTGCGCGTATTGCTTGCGCAAGCTTTGTTCTCTGATCCAGATGTGCTGTTGCTTGATGAGCCAACCAATAACTTGGATATTCACTCCATTCATTGGCTTGAAGACATCCTCAATCAAATTAAGAGCACCATCGTCATCATTTCCCATGATCGTCACTTCTTAAATGAAGTCTGTACGCACATGGCCGATATGGACTATGGAACGCTGAAGGTTTATCCGGGCAATTATGACTCCTACATGCTGGCTTCGGTGCAGGCTCGCACTCAGCAGCTAAGCAATAACGTAAAAGCTAAAGAAAAAATTGCTGAATTAGCAGCTTTCGTGGCTCGCTTCTCTGCAAATGCTTCTAAGGCACGTCAAGCGACTTCACGTCAAAGACAGTTAGAGAAAATTGAGATTGTTGAAGTGAAGCCTTCTTCACGTCAAAATCCATTTATTCGTTTTGATACCGAGAAAAAACTTCACAATATGGCGGTTGAGTGTAATGCACTGACTAAAGCCTACGACCGCACTATCTTCAAAAACTTTAAGCTCGGTGTACGGGCTGGCGAAAAGATTGCCATTATTGGTCAAAACGGTGCCGGTAAGACAACACTACTCAAGACCATCTTGAGCAAGCGCTTTGATGGTATTGCAGCAGACAGTGGTGATGTGAAGTGGGCCGAGAACGCTAACGTTGGTGTCATGCCTCAAGACAATACCGAGATGTTTGCTAAAGACGAGTTGCTCATGGATTGGATGAACAACTGGCGCAATACAGGCGACGACGATCAAGTTATTCGTGGCACCCTGGGCCGTTTATTGTTCTCTGGTGACGACATTGGTAAGTCTGTAAAGGTTCTCTCCGGTGGTGAAAAGGGCAGAATGATTTGGGGCAAACTCATGCTCCAAAAATATAACGTCCTAGCAATGGATGAGCCAACCAACCACATGGATATGGAATCCATTGAGAGTTTACAAATTGCGCTCGAGAAATTCGATGGCACATTGATATTTGTTTCTCATGACCGCGAGTTTGTTTCTGCTCTAGCCAATCGCATCTTAGAAGTGAAGATGGATGGTACGGTTACTGATTACTCTGGAACCTACGAAGAGTATTTGCGTAGCCAAGCGCTAGAGGGCTAA
- a CDS encoding acyl-CoA thioesterase: MRITIPEERKLVHEMIMPIRWGDMDAYGHVNNTIYFRYMEQARCEWIAAMGYEVAPGRESMLMLNGFCNFYQQLTFPGELILKTSIGAVGRTSLDVYTSMALTTSPDVEAAIGGATMVWVDLTTNKSAPWPEHVLEKLR, encoded by the coding sequence ATGCGCATCACGATTCCTGAAGAGAGAAAACTGGTTCATGAAATGATCATGCCCATTCGTTGGGGTGATATGGATGCGTATGGTCATGTCAACAATACTATTTACTTCCGCTACATGGAGCAGGCTCGCTGCGAGTGGATTGCTGCGATGGGTTATGAAGTTGCTCCAGGCCGTGAATCGATGTTGATGCTCAATGGCTTCTGTAATTTTTATCAACAACTCACTTTCCCTGGCGAGTTGATCTTAAAAACCTCCATTGGCGCTGTAGGCAGAACCAGCTTGGACGTCTACACCAGCATGGCTTTGACCACGTCACCTGACGTAGAGGCTGCCATTGGTGGTGCCACCATGGTGTGGGTTGATCTCACAACGAATAAATCAGCCCCTTGGCCTGAGCATGTTTTAGAGAAGTTGCGCTAG
- a CDS encoding YeeE/YedE family protein, producing the protein MDVVDISSLSKSVLWATFAITFLLGAVMQKTGFCSMGAVSDAFIMSSWDRLRQWFLAIGVAIIGFALMSYFGMVDPLKSMYTSNKFLWLSTAVGSVLFGFGMVLASGCGSKTLVRIGGGNLKSIVVFMVLGLTAYMTMRGFLGVIRINTLDTFFIALNTPQDLPSLLSSPLGIARPALHLALGLIIGSAFIAYALARKTFWTTENLTAGIAVGLAICAVWWVSGNLGYVAEDPNTLEEVFLVTNSGRMESLSFVAPYVYSLDWLMMYSDTSKVLTVGIVAVLGMILGSAVMPIATNSFRWESFRNTEDTANHLVGAALMGFGGVTALGCTVGQGLSGTSTLALGSLLALPGFIFGAYLGLRYLQVRLAPNPCS; encoded by the coding sequence ATGGATGTTGTTGATATCAGCTCTTTAAGTAAGTCAGTTCTCTGGGCAACCTTTGCTATTACCTTTTTGCTTGGTGCAGTAATGCAAAAAACAGGATTCTGTAGCATGGGTGCTGTTTCGGATGCTTTCATCATGTCAAGCTGGGATCGATTAAGGCAATGGTTTTTGGCTATTGGCGTTGCCATCATTGGCTTTGCCTTGATGTCTTACTTTGGGATGGTTGACCCACTGAAAAGCATGTACACCAGCAATAAATTTTTATGGCTTTCAACTGCGGTTGGAAGCGTTTTATTTGGTTTTGGTATGGTGTTGGCATCGGGATGTGGCAGTAAAACCTTGGTGCGCATCGGTGGAGGGAATCTAAAGTCTATTGTTGTGTTCATGGTTCTAGGTCTTACTGCCTATATGACCATGCGTGGATTCTTGGGTGTAATCCGCATTAATACCCTGGATACATTTTTTATCGCCCTTAATACTCCGCAAGATCTACCTAGTCTATTAAGTTCCCCGCTTGGCATTGCGCGTCCAGCCCTTCATCTTGCTCTCGGATTGATTATTGGCTCTGCATTTATTGCTTACGCATTAGCAAGAAAAACATTCTGGACTACCGAAAATTTAACTGCAGGGATTGCGGTTGGATTAGCAATTTGCGCCGTATGGTGGGTATCAGGTAATTTAGGGTATGTAGCTGAAGATCCAAATACACTAGAGGAAGTCTTTTTGGTGACGAACTCTGGGCGCATGGAAAGTTTATCGTTTGTTGCGCCTTATGTTTACTCGCTAGATTGGCTAATGATGTATAGCGACACCTCTAAGGTTTTAACTGTCGGCATCGTGGCTGTTTTGGGAATGATTCTGGGATCTGCAGTTATGCCAATTGCAACAAATTCATTCCGTTGGGAGTCTTTCCGTAACACTGAAGATACCGCCAATCATTTAGTTGGCGCTGCTTTGATGGGCTTTGGTGGCGTAACCGCTTTAGGTTGCACGGTAGGTCAGGGTTTGAGTGGCACTTCTACCTTGGCCCTTGGTTCATTGCTAGCTCTGCCTGGATTTATCTTTGGTGCTTATTTGGGTTTACGGTACCTGCAGGTTCGTCTTGCCCCTAATCCTTGCAGCTAA
- a CDS encoding YeeE/YedE family protein, with translation MQIDWMSFTPIPSLLGGMILGVAAALYVLLHGRILGISGIVSGFLHPKLTDTAWRLSLVFGLVSAPFMAALFFGIFPVVEIESDWIAIVIAGLLVGFGAQYGSGCTSGHGICGLSRLSPRSLVATLVFMGAGFVTVFILRHLIGL, from the coding sequence ATGCAAATTGACTGGATGTCCTTTACTCCAATACCATCATTGCTTGGAGGAATGATTCTTGGAGTTGCTGCAGCTCTGTATGTCTTATTGCATGGGCGCATCCTTGGCATCAGTGGAATTGTTTCTGGTTTTCTGCATCCAAAATTAACTGACACAGCATGGCGTTTAAGTTTGGTTTTCGGATTGGTCTCGGCGCCATTTATGGCTGCACTATTTTTCGGTATATTTCCTGTTGTAGAAATTGAATCCGACTGGATTGCAATTGTGATTGCTGGTCTGTTGGTGGGCTTTGGCGCTCAATACGGGTCTGGCTGCACAAGCGGTCATGGCATATGCGGACTCTCGCGTTTATCGCCACGCTCACTCGTTGCCACCCTTGTATTTATGGGTGCTGGCTTTGTGACTGTTTTTATTCTTCGCCACCTGATCGGACTCTGA
- the gloA gene encoding lactoylglutathione lyase translates to MIILHTMLRVGDLNRSINFYTNVLGMNVLRITERPEQKYSLAFVGYGKGNADGQTEIELTYNHGVHSYDLGTAYGHIAIGVPDAYSACAKIKAAGGNVTREAGPVAGGDTIIAFVTDPDGYKIELIQR, encoded by the coding sequence ATGATAATCCTGCACACTATGCTTCGCGTTGGCGACTTGAATCGCTCCATTAATTTCTACACAAACGTATTGGGTATGAATGTACTGCGGATCACTGAACGCCCTGAGCAAAAATATTCACTTGCTTTTGTTGGCTATGGCAAAGGTAATGCAGATGGTCAGACTGAAATCGAGTTGACCTATAACCATGGCGTTCATAGCTATGACCTAGGGACTGCCTATGGCCATATCGCCATTGGTGTTCCAGACGCTTATTCTGCATGCGCCAAGATTAAGGCTGCCGGCGGAAATGTTACTCGTGAAGCCGGTCCTGTAGCTGGCGGCGACACCATCATCGCTTTTGTCACCGATCCAGATGGCTACAAAATAGAGCTTATTCAGCGCTAA